The following proteins come from a genomic window of Crassostrea angulata isolate pt1a10 chromosome 1, ASM2561291v2, whole genome shotgun sequence:
- the LOC128170720 gene encoding neuronal acetylcholine receptor subunit alpha-10-like isoform X1 encodes MCRKFLLQVVLIGLFIIGGCNGYPDMPEERLLDALFQKYNKNARPATVLMPVVTVDHGMDLIRINSFKDNTLRTDVWERMTWHDPRLVWNPSNYFGLTSLSITPDMVWTPDVTLYNGVGEIQKADLFRRITVNSNGMLLWLFPAQLESACVYKKKNGKYDCRLKFASWTYNGLQLNLTHTDRQLGMSNFYPNPDYEIMGTNSTLNLMRYACCPEPYPDVSYQVSFKGVGKG; translated from the exons GTTACCCGGACATGCCTGAGGAGCGGTTGTTGGATGCGCTGTTTCAGAAATACAACAAGAATGCACGACCAGCCACGGTCCTCATGCCTGTAGTGACCGTTGACCACGGCATGGATCTTATCCGTATTAACAGCTTT AAAGATAACACACTGAGGACGGACGTATGGGAGAGGATGACGTGGCATGACCCTCGTCTGGTGTGGAACCCAAGCAACTACTTTGGTCTGACGTCATTAAGCATTACACCGGATATGGTCTGGACGCCGGATGTGACGTTATATAACGG tGTGGGTGAAATTCAGAAAGCTGATCTTTTCCGGAGAATCACTGTCAACAGCAACGGAATGTTACTCTGGCTTTTTCCCGCGCAACTTGAGAGTGCATGcgtttacaaaaagaaaaacggCAAATATGATTGTCGCTTGAAATTTGCTTCCTGGACCTACAACGGTCTTCAGTTAAATTTAACCCACACAGACAGACAGCTGGGCATGTCAAACTTCTACCCGAACCCGGACTATGAAATCATGGGTACAAACTCCACGCTTAACTTGATGAGGTACGCATGTTGTCCAGAACCGTACCCAGACGTGTCCTACCAGGTGTCGTTCAAGGGAGTCGGGAAGGGATAG
- the LOC128170666 gene encoding uncharacterized protein LOC128170666 isoform X2, whose product MPKVKKGQTEGTKGPKNKRKRTEKTRDVGTSSAQAESLSEEVPQMMAPVTLHGNAAPGAPGGLDAAPIPGLRCSDWLVGSSIVRNAGIAALSRPGGQGLGLQTKGIDIWWQGYGGLRFVDLACKLRWLAQFENPPNFIVIHCGANDIGQVKTQKLLDRVRWDLRLLASVFPNTKLVWSFLLPRVAWRYSKNVRAMEQSRNRVNRAAAKEILGCGGRLLRHTQFFGKPKQLYSRDGVHLSGLGNDIYLNNLQGALEYFVKNKEGVVFPVN is encoded by the exons ATGCCAAAGGTCAAAAAAGGTCAAACTGAGGGGACAAAGGGGCCAAAGAATAAGAGGAAGAGAACTGAAAAAACCCGCGACGTGGGAACATCGTCCGCACAGGCAGAGAGTCTCTCCGAAGAAGTTCCGCAAATGATGGCACCAGTGACACTTCATGGTAACGCAGCCCCAGGAGCCCCTGGTGGCTTGGATGCTGCACCCATTCCAG GGCTAAGATGTTCAGACTGGTTAGTGGGGTCCTCCATTGTAAGAAATGCAGGAATTGCAGCATTAAGCAGGCCAGGGGGACAGGGCTTAGGACTCCAGACAAAAGGGATCGACATTTGGTGGCAGGGCTATGGGGGGTTGCGATTTGTTGATCTTGCCTGCAAGCTCAGATGGTTGGCCCAGTTTGAGAATCCACCTAATTTTATAGTTATCCATTGTGGTGCCAATGACATAGGGCAAGTAAAAACCCAAAAGTTGTTAGATAGGGTAAGGTGGGATTTACGTTTACTTGCTTCTGTCTTCCCGAACACAAAACTCGTTTGGTCGTTCTTGCTGCCCAGGGTAGCATGGCGTTACTCAAAAAACGTCAGGGCGATGGAGCAGTCACGAAACAGGGTCAACAGGGCAGCAGCCAAAGAAATCCTAGGTTGTGGGGGGAGGCTTCTTAGGCATACACAGTTTTTCGGAAAACCTAAACAACTGTACAGCCGGGATGGTGTACATCTGTCAGGTCTGGGGAACGACATTTATCTAAATAACCTACAGGGGGCATTggaatattttgtcaaaaacaaGGAGGGAGTGGTTTTCCCAGTGAATTAA
- the LOC128170666 gene encoding uncharacterized protein LOC128170666 isoform X1 → MPKVKKGQTEGTKGPKNKRKRTEKTRDVGTSSAQAESLSEEVPQMMAPVTLHGNAAPGAPGGLDAAPIPGNALATVACIEGCIPPQLNSVQFSLGHNVNAQIRQKIIQGKYIDLATLLKNSNTDDNASDRVFVMGNDGQLCSRSKSSIKIVTIEKWTDAFLVYVSIFTAVHSDKTQYLLKYMHDIRVGAGRSVGWKQYDEQFRLKMAMDPSKSWAVVDSELWVMCMVGPSNSSPVSGFYGVNKCYAFNFQGFCIRNPCSYSHVCIKCGHEHSMLNCPMSAHPRRHVSNFSQRLPRPSGYGSPQRFRQPGPQSFSTTRPAQQFSGYRNLGPRAFTN, encoded by the coding sequence ATGCCAAAGGTCAAAAAAGGTCAAACTGAGGGGACAAAGGGGCCAAAGAATAAGAGGAAGAGAACTGAAAAAACCCGCGACGTGGGAACATCGTCCGCACAGGCAGAGAGTCTCTCCGAAGAAGTTCCGCAAATGATGGCACCAGTGACACTTCATGGTAACGCAGCCCCAGGAGCCCCTGGTGGCTTGGATGCTGCACCCATTCCAGGTAATGCACTCGCAACAGTTGCGTGTATTGAAGGTTGCATTCCGCCCCAATTAAACTCTGTGCAGTTTTCGCTGGGTCACAATGTTAATGCACAAATTAGACAGAAAATCATTCAGGGCAAATACATTGATTTGGCtacattgttaaaaaattctaacACTGATGATAATGCAAGTGACAGGGTTTTTGTCATGGGCAATGATGGTCAGCTTTGTTCAAGGTCAAAGTCTAGCATAAAAATTGTTACAATTGAAAAGTGGACCGATGCATTTTTAGTTTATGTGAGTATATTTACTGCTGTGCACAGTGACAAAactcaatatttgttgaaatacATGCATGACATTAGGGTAGGGGCAGGGAGATCAGTGGGGTGGAAGCAGTACGACGAGCAATTTAGGCTTAAAATGGCAATGGACCCATCCAAGTCATGGGCAGTAGTAGACTCGGAACTTTGGGTTATGTGCATGGTGGGCCCTAGCAATTCCTCTCCAGTTTCAGGGTTCTATGGTGTCAATAAGTGCTATGCGTTCAATTTTCAAGGGTTTTGCATCAGAAATCCATGTTCATATTCACATGTGTGTATAAAATGTGGGCACGAGCATTCTATGTTGAACTGTCCAATGTCGGCTCATCCACGTAGACATGTGTCAAATTTCAGCCAACGCCTGCCTCGCCCATCAGGATATGGCTCTCCTCAAAGGTTTAGACAACCGGGACCTCAATCATTCTCCACCACCAGACCAGCTCAGCAATTCTCGGGGTACAGGAATTTGGGACCTAGGGCATTCACCAATTAG
- the LOC128170720 gene encoding neuronal acetylcholine receptor subunit alpha-10-like isoform X2, with the protein MMSTNFCVFIGTVLVCGCIGYPDMPEERLLDALFQKYNKNARPATVLMPVVTVDHGMDLIRINSFKDNTLRTDVWERMTWHDPRLVWNPSNYFGLTSLSITPDMVWTPDVTLYNGVGEIQKADLFRRITVNSNGMLLWLFPAQLESACVYKKKNGKYDCRLKFASWTYNGLQLNLTHTDRQLGMSNFYPNPDYEIMGTNSTLNLMRYACCPEPYPDVSYQVSFKGVGKG; encoded by the exons GTTACCCGGACATGCCTGAGGAGCGGTTGTTGGATGCGCTGTTTCAGAAATACAACAAGAATGCACGACCAGCCACGGTCCTCATGCCTGTAGTGACCGTTGACCACGGCATGGATCTTATCCGTATTAACAGCTTT AAAGATAACACACTGAGGACGGACGTATGGGAGAGGATGACGTGGCATGACCCTCGTCTGGTGTGGAACCCAAGCAACTACTTTGGTCTGACGTCATTAAGCATTACACCGGATATGGTCTGGACGCCGGATGTGACGTTATATAACGG tGTGGGTGAAATTCAGAAAGCTGATCTTTTCCGGAGAATCACTGTCAACAGCAACGGAATGTTACTCTGGCTTTTTCCCGCGCAACTTGAGAGTGCATGcgtttacaaaaagaaaaacggCAAATATGATTGTCGCTTGAAATTTGCTTCCTGGACCTACAACGGTCTTCAGTTAAATTTAACCCACACAGACAGACAGCTGGGCATGTCAAACTTCTACCCGAACCCGGACTATGAAATCATGGGTACAAACTCCACGCTTAACTTGATGAGGTACGCATGTTGTCCAGAACCGTACCCAGACGTGTCCTACCAGGTGTCGTTCAAGGGAGTCGGGAAGGGATAG